TGGCCACCAGAGACGTGTAATGAAACATTAATTTTAAGTCAAGCATATTGAGGTTTGATCGCATGCCTTGGGTTAAAGGGTCGCTTAGTGGATTTGCAGGAATGGACATATTAGGTGATATGTTAGGTAAAGATTTATCAGAACCGCGACCAAATGGTTCAGAGTTGGTTGAACAGCTAGGATAGCTCATTCCCGATGAACCCAGTGTCGTGGAATGGTTTGAAGACTGAAGAGTTTCCGCCTGTGATTTACCCCTAGATGACATATTTGCTTGCTGTTGAGTACTGGTAGTTGTATCTTCCATGGAAGTTAGTGGTGCTGTTGGTTGAGGGTGTGCCTGGGTCAGCGACTTTCTATGGTTCAGTTCTTTAAATTCGGAATTTGTTGCAGGTGGAACACTGGTAGCAACAGGCTGGCCCATAAAACTAGCAGCTATATTACTTGCTGCCGGTGAATCCAAAAGTGAGCCCAAATTACTCAAGTCGATGGGCAACTGTGCTAATGAAGCCAAATTTGATAGACTGGCCAAGTTTCCAAGACTTGCTAAATTAGATAAATCGCCCAATCCAGATAGGTTATTAACCAAATGGGCCACATTCAAGTTATTCAAATTGCCTGCATTCAAAAGTCCCGATGACAAAGCACTTAGTGGATTGCTCGAAGGGAATACCGGTTGGGTCTTGTTGTCCTGTGATTGATCTGGACTAGGAGTTAAAGATGGAGTTGCTTGTTGAGTGGTTGATTCCGTGTCAGTTGCAACTGTTGCAGTGGAaacctttctttttctctttttggATGGAGGTTCATTACTATGAATATcttttttcatattcacAACACTATCTAAAGGCTCATGAAGATACCCACAATCTAACTTCAATTTGGTACAGTTGCCACATACGGGTCTCTGTTCATCACATTTGACGCGTCTCTTTTTACATGTAGAGCATCCgtttcttgatttttggtggtattttcttttcccaGTAGAAGACTTGGATACTTTCTTGGAGGGAACAGGGTTGGCTGTTTTGAAGGTTTCATCAGATGAGAACTCAGATATATTCAAAGTTGAATTT
This is a stretch of genomic DNA from Candida dubliniensis CD36 chromosome 1, complete sequence. It encodes these proteins:
- a CDS encoding dual regulator of sterol biosynthesis, putative (Similar to S. cerevisiae ECM22), with translation MTVKQESPNSTLNISEFSSDETFKTANPVPSKKVSKSSTGKRKYHQKSRNGCSTCKKRRVKCDEQRPVCGNCTKLKLDCGYLHEPLDSVVNMKKDIHSNEPPSKKRKRKVSTATVATDTESTTQQATPSLTPSPDQSQDNKTQPVFPSSNPLSALSSGLLNAGNLNNLNVAHLVNNLSGLGDLSNLASLGNLASLSNLASLAQLPIDLSNLGSLLDSPAASNIAASFMGQPVATSVPPATNSEFKESNHRKSSTQAHPQPTAPLTSMEDTTTSTQQQANMSSRGKSQAETLQSSNHSTTSGSSGMSYPSCSTNSEPFGRGSDKSLPNISPNMSIPANPLSDPLTQGMRSNLNMLDLKLMFHYTSSVANTITGAGISDTNIWNYDIPMLAFEHPFLMHSILAFSATHLSRTEKGLDQCVTCHRGDALRLLREAVLNINADNTDALVASALILIMDSLANASFPSSTSPKSLPASAWIFHVKGAATILTAVWPLTEASRFYKFISVDLGDLGDIINQGVNMNKSKGIDRDNSAYYTDLECHDADIADLFPVLLDSPYLITLAYLNKLHKERYKSDFILRIFAFPALLDKQFMGLLMSGDVKAMRIMRSYYKLLRSFTTEMKDKVWFLEGVSQVLPVNVEEYAGGAGGMHMMMDFLGGGPAIVDDHEIDAEITKFDPSGTLTNKLIDTDNLPSVLTSNLDLMQGDNGFMNIK